Proteins co-encoded in one Kutzneria chonburiensis genomic window:
- the cydD gene encoding thiol reductant ABC exporter subunit CydD, which yields MSRGPLGDLPALSPTTRRALVVCGLLSVLNAVSVVAQAWALSSVLASVVTGHGDRPFALLAGAVIARSVLVWALDTMSARAAAGAKEELRARALDRAMAHGPEWIATHGPAELTVVATKGLDALDAYFTRYLPALVTAAVVPALVGLAILVTDLQSAVLIVITVPLIPLFAILIGRYTEQRTAKSADATARLSGHLLELVRALPVLTAFGRAEAQAEAVRRVGEQHRKATGTTLRVAFLSAFALETIATLSVALVAVDIGLRLVGGSLGLATGLLVLVLAPECYLPLRAAGAAFHASEDGLEAVRRVAEIEPVDQHRGEIADGEIIVDRLSVERRGQLAPDGASFTVRSGHITRLDSPSGAGKSTTLAVLLGFVRPTRGRVTVGGVDLSTVDLSTWRRQVAWVPQRPAFSAEIVADELALVGGDLAGVAERIGAAHLLERPIVELSTGERQRVAIARALLRVDQGARWLLLDEPTAHLDPATAGLVMTAIEDAAATGVGVLLATHRIAAAEDAAVVAEVASEATKSDLVASKARVTDLLNRRSMIGVLLGVLAVGSGIALTATAAWLIARASQQPPEAALAVAVVAVRAFGLSKGALRYVERLVTHDAAFRLGGRLRTELWAALVRIGPARTTTLRRTDGVQRLVDDTDTVRDLVPRVLVPPLVGLLVAIGAVILEAAVLPAAGLVLAIALLVAGVGGPLIALAVERRATSALAAGRRDVAAKVLTLFDAAPDLIAFGAVRRRRAELAAADAELAATARRQALGAGAANALVTASIGVATLICAWLAASAAGLDPVLVPLLALVPLATTEAVAAIPPAAQQWGALRSAHQRVTELTGTCGEGARLVGRALLPATPFDWPVWTCGGRGQCGRRCVASSWTSRRGVTWLLSGRRGPANPR from the coding sequence GTGAGCCGCGGACCGCTGGGCGACCTGCCGGCGCTGTCACCGACCACGCGCCGCGCGCTGGTGGTGTGCGGGCTGCTGTCGGTGCTGAACGCCGTGTCCGTGGTGGCGCAGGCGTGGGCGCTGTCCTCGGTGCTCGCGTCCGTGGTCACCGGGCACGGCGACCGGCCGTTCGCCCTGCTGGCCGGCGCGGTGATTGCCCGGTCAGTGCTGGTCTGGGCGCTGGACACGATGTCGGCGCGGGCTGCTGCCGGGGCCAAGGAAGAGCTGCGGGCCCGGGCGCTGGACCGGGCCATGGCGCACGGTCCGGAGTGGATCGCCACGCACGGGCCGGCGGAGCTGACCGTGGTGGCCACCAAGGGTTTGGACGCGCTGGACGCGTACTTCACGCGCTACCTGCCGGCGCTGGTGACCGCGGCCGTGGTGCCGGCGTTGGTCGGCCTGGCCATCCTGGTCACGGACCTTCAGTCGGCGGTGCTGATCGTCATCACGGTGCCGCTGATCCCGCTGTTCGCCATCCTCATCGGCCGGTATACCGAGCAGCGCACGGCCAAGTCGGCCGACGCCACCGCGCGGCTGTCCGGGCACCTGCTGGAGTTGGTGCGCGCGTTGCCCGTGCTGACCGCGTTCGGTCGGGCCGAGGCGCAGGCCGAGGCGGTGCGCCGGGTCGGGGAGCAGCACCGCAAGGCCACCGGAACCACGCTGCGGGTGGCTTTCCTGTCGGCGTTCGCGCTGGAGACCATTGCCACGCTGTCGGTGGCGCTGGTGGCCGTGGACATCGGCTTGCGGCTGGTCGGCGGTTCACTAGGCCTGGCCACCGGGTTGCTCGTGCTGGTGCTGGCCCCGGAGTGCTACCTGCCGCTGCGCGCCGCTGGCGCGGCCTTCCACGCCAGCGAGGACGGCCTGGAGGCGGTGCGCCGCGTCGCCGAGATCGAGCCCGTCGACCAGCACCGCGGCGAGATCGCCGACGGCGAGATCATTGTTGACCGGCTCTCGGTGGAGCGGCGTGGTCAGCTCGCGCCCGACGGGGCGTCGTTCACCGTCCGATCAGGACACATCACGCGCCTGGATTCGCCCAGCGGGGCCGGGAAATCGACCACACTGGCCGTGCTGCTCGGCTTTGTGCGGCCCACGCGGGGCCGGGTAACGGTCGGCGGTGTCGATCTGTCTACAGTGGATTTGTCGACATGGCGACGGCAGGTGGCGTGGGTGCCGCAGCGCCCGGCGTTCAGCGCCGAGATCGTCGCGGACGAGCTGGCGTTGGTCGGCGGCGACCTGGCCGGCGTGGCCGAGCGGATCGGTGCGGCGCACCTGCTGGAGCGGCCGATCGTGGAGCTGTCCACCGGCGAACGGCAGCGGGTGGCCATCGCCCGGGCGCTGCTGCGGGTGGACCAGGGTGCGCGCTGGCTGCTGCTGGACGAGCCGACCGCGCACCTGGACCCGGCGACCGCCGGGCTGGTCATGACGGCCATCGAGGACGCCGCCGCCACCGGCGTCGGCGTGCTGCTGGCCACGCACCGGATCGCCGCCGCCGAGGACGCCGCCGTTGTCGCTGAAGTGGCGTCGGAGGCCACCAAGTCGGATCTGGTGGCGTCGAAGGCCCGCGTCACGGACCTGCTGAACCGTCGGTCCATGATCGGCGTCCTGCTCGGTGTGCTGGCCGTGGGCAGTGGCATCGCGCTGACCGCCACCGCAGCCTGGCTGATCGCCCGCGCGTCCCAGCAACCGCCGGAGGCCGCGCTCGCGGTCGCCGTGGTGGCGGTGCGGGCGTTCGGCCTGAGCAAGGGTGCCTTGCGCTACGTGGAGCGCCTGGTCACGCACGACGCCGCCTTCCGGCTCGGCGGCCGCCTGCGGACCGAGCTCTGGGCGGCGCTGGTCCGCATCGGCCCAGCCCGTACCACCACGCTGCGCCGCACCGACGGCGTGCAGCGCCTGGTCGACGACACCGACACCGTGCGGGATCTCGTGCCCCGCGTGCTGGTGCCGCCGCTGGTCGGCCTGCTGGTGGCCATCGGCGCGGTGATCCTGGAGGCCGCCGTGCTGCCCGCCGCCGGCCTGGTGCTGGCGATCGCGTTGCTGGTGGCCGGCGTCGGCGGGCCGTTGATCGCCCTGGCGGTGGAGCGCCGCGCCACCTCGGCCCTGGCCGCCGGCCGCCGGGACGTGGCCGCCAAGGTGCTCACCCTGTTCGACGCCGCCCCCGACCTGATCGCCTTCGGCGCGGTACGTCGCCGTCGAGCCGAACTCGCCGCCGCGGATGCCGAACTGGCCGCCACCGCTCGCCGGCAGGCGCTCGGTGCTGGGGCCGCAAACGCTCTCGTCACGGCCTCGATCGGCGTGGCGACCCTGATCTGTGCCTGGCTGGCCGCTTCGGCCGCCGGGCTCGACCCGGTGCTGGTGCCGTTGTTGGCGCTGGTGCCGTTGGCCACGACCGAAGCGGTCGCGGCCATTCCCCCGGCAGCTCAGCAGTGGGGTGCCCTCAGGTCCGCACATCAGCGGGTCACTGAGCTGACCGGGACTTGCGGGGAGGGGGCTCGACTCGTCGGGAGAGCCCTTCTCCCCGCAACACCATTCGATTGGCCGGTGTGGACGTGCGGTGGCCGGGGGCAGTGCGGCCGGCGTTGCGTGGCGTCGAGCTGGACGTCCCGGCGGGGAGTCACGTGGCTGTTGTCGGGCCGTCGGGGGCCGGCAAATCCACGTTGA
- the cydB gene encoding cytochrome d ubiquinol oxidase subunit II has protein sequence MDLPTLWFWVIAVLWTGYFFLEGFDFGVGMLTRLLARDNTERRVLVNTIGPVWDGNEVWVIVAIGATFAAFPPWYATMLSAEYLPVLLILLALIGRGVAFEYRGKVDSDRWRRGWDLVILLGSWIPPLGWGLVITGVATGLPIGKDGVLVGGLGALFTWPAVLGALALAGFSLLHGSVFVALKTDGEIRHRAHALALRFGPLLLLPMAALLVLVQVRQGGLVTIVIAAVGLLAGAGALVRLAAKREGQAFALLGLVIAAAVMSLFGSDFPAIISSTVDPSFSLTVANSASSPYTLGVITWVAAFGTPAILVYQGWTYWVFRKRISAAHIPPVHVP, from the coding sequence GTGGACCTGCCTACCCTGTGGTTCTGGGTGATCGCCGTGCTCTGGACGGGCTACTTCTTCCTGGAGGGCTTCGACTTCGGCGTCGGCATGCTGACCCGCCTGCTGGCTCGGGACAACACCGAGCGCCGGGTGCTGGTGAACACCATCGGCCCGGTCTGGGACGGCAACGAGGTGTGGGTGATCGTGGCCATCGGCGCCACCTTCGCCGCGTTCCCGCCCTGGTACGCCACCATGCTCTCGGCCGAGTACCTGCCGGTGCTGCTCATCCTGCTGGCGCTGATCGGGCGCGGCGTGGCCTTCGAGTACCGCGGCAAGGTGGACAGCGACCGCTGGCGGCGCGGCTGGGACCTGGTGATCCTGCTGGGCTCCTGGATCCCGCCGCTGGGCTGGGGCCTGGTCATCACCGGCGTCGCCACCGGGCTGCCGATCGGCAAGGACGGCGTGCTGGTCGGCGGTCTCGGCGCGCTGTTCACGTGGCCGGCGGTGCTGGGGGCGTTGGCGCTGGCCGGATTCAGCCTGCTGCACGGCTCGGTGTTCGTGGCGCTCAAGACCGACGGCGAGATCCGGCATCGGGCGCATGCGCTGGCGCTGCGCTTCGGGCCGCTCCTCCTGCTTCCGATGGCCGCCTTGCTGGTGTTGGTGCAGGTACGCCAGGGCGGTCTGGTGACCATCGTGATCGCCGCGGTCGGGCTGCTGGCCGGGGCCGGTGCGCTGGTACGGCTGGCGGCCAAGCGTGAGGGGCAGGCGTTCGCCCTGCTGGGCTTGGTGATTGCCGCCGCGGTGATGTCGCTGTTCGGCTCGGACTTCCCGGCCATCATCTCGTCCACTGTGGACCCGAGCTTCTCGTTGACCGTGGCCAACTCGGCGTCCAGCCCGTACACGCTGGGCGTGATCACCTGGGTCGCCGCCTTCGGCACGCCGGCCATCTTGGTCTATCAGGGCTGGACGTACTGGGTGTTCCGCAAGCGCATCAGTGCGGCCCACATCCCGCCGGTGCACGTGCCGTGA